A genome region from Dolichospermum compactum NIES-806 includes the following:
- a CDS encoding diacylglycerol/polyprenol kinase family protein — translation MFNTFLSLETLSPLSLQIAPAAAWVGLIICIAWVVSRFTDSEPEIIRKIVHIGTGNVILIAWWLDIPPYVGITSAIFAAIITLLSYQFPILPGINSVGRQSLGTFFYAVSIGVLVGIFWYLHQPEYAVLGIMTMAWGDGLAALIGKRFGKHKYIVFGSQKSWEGSLTVTLISYLICVTLLLVTQGNIWQTWIVSLIVAVIATILEAFSFLGIDNLTVSIGSATCAYLLNQLLSRY, via the coding sequence AGCTTAGAAACCCTTTCCCCATTGTCGCTGCAAATTGCCCCCGCTGCGGCTTGGGTAGGATTAATTATCTGCATTGCTTGGGTAGTTAGTCGTTTTACTGATAGCGAACCAGAAATCATTCGTAAAATCGTGCATATTGGCACAGGTAACGTTATTTTAATTGCTTGGTGGTTAGATATTCCCCCTTATGTGGGAATTACATCTGCAATTTTTGCGGCTATTATCACCTTATTATCTTATCAATTCCCCATTCTTCCTGGTATTAATAGCGTCGGTCGTCAAAGTTTAGGAACATTTTTCTATGCTGTGAGTATAGGTGTTTTAGTGGGTATTTTTTGGTATTTACACCAACCAGAATATGCAGTTTTAGGAATTATGACTATGGCTTGGGGAGATGGATTGGCTGCTTTAATTGGGAAACGCTTTGGCAAACATAAATATATAGTTTTTGGTTCTCAAAAAAGCTGGGAAGGTTCTTTAACAGTTACTTTAATTAGTTATTTGATTTGTGTAACTCTTTTACTGGTTACTCAAGGTAATATTTGGCAAACTTGGATAGTTTCCTTAATTGTCGCCGTAATTGCAACTATTTTAGAGGCATTTTCTTTTTTGGGCATAGATAATTTAACAGTTTCTATCGGTAGTGCTACCTGTGCTTATCTATTAAATCAGCTACTCTCTCGTTACTGA